A stretch of DNA from Ranitomeya variabilis isolate aRanVar5 chromosome 1, aRanVar5.hap1, whole genome shotgun sequence:
tatatagtatatatatatatatatatatatatatatatatatatttgttatatagttaaaatctgtatttatTGTCGTTATACATatagatgaaacttttttttttaaatttaagatgGAATTCCAATATCCCCGCGATCAATACAGTCCTTTGCTTACAAGCACGCAACTAGGTATACCGAATATAATGTACAGAGTATTGATTCATTCTGATTAAGCCATTATattataagtaatttatattaattatatatacctgcattctttcttatttaagaggtGTGTATGTCTCCCGATTATCGCAATAATTTCGCCACGCAGAATTATGAACCCTTTGAACACGTAGCTGCGGAATCGATAGAAGATAGTGAGCCTGCTCTTCACATCatcacaggtaattagattctccttactgcatttagatagggaaaaatatcgTCGTAACACGGTACCGTGATATTTATCTATCCTGTATTACATGTaggaaacctatatatatatatatatatatattatctatgttaATCTCGCACCACAGCCAAACACATTTTTATATACCGTAACAAATAAATTTGTGAGTTCGGCATAAATATGCTTATACTATGCAAAAATAGGTAATAAGTAcgcgctgaatacgctagttaggatgtattaacagctattatctactgtattacacaaatcacGGCATAATAAATACGCGCTTAAATTATTAACACAAATAATGTCGCAATCCTAAAATATAATACTATTATTAAAACTGATACAACATAAACAGCGGTATACCGTAAACTATATTATACTGTATCAGCTGATTTAATCCCTGTATTTAAACacgaactaagtgcaatttctcatacagatactgacacgcaGCCATCGCTCTGTATACCTGAAAACTGGCGTGTTCCCGAACCATGCGGaaatctggattcagacgtcgagatcatagatgtcaagaacactgtaatttcatcgatacccgatgctcctaaaagacgtggaaattcgttaagcatgcgtctcaagaatagaaaaggtaacgcctcacttgaaatacatacgattcacacttttgtgtagaaaatcactTCTGTgttaatagttatattttatttacagccgcaaaactagttgccagaaaaattcaatttgaaaaagagaatatccccgtctcaacGAGCCCGATCAATGCGATGTCCATTAAACCGGGAGCCGCGGAGATGCAATTCCCGCTTCATACTTGTAAGTgtatatctggtctgctctatgCCGGATTTATGCAAATAGTGTTGCAATGATTTCATGGATAACCGACGCAgttaacttttcaaatattacgcaggatctTGGATAACACCCAGCgtgtcgatttttttttttttttttttttccaattttacaATGGTTTCGCGGGTAACAGACACTTTTGTCAtttcttttagatacgccggatcttcaaccacgagttTTGCAACGGCGTAATTACGGAACTgcacagaatcaaccacaaagagctagTGCGACTGTGAGAACAACACCTCTCTCCCCCATCTGTGTTGTGGATCGAGAGGGAAGCTACGCGACACCCAAACACACCAGAGACCCAAGCCCCAAGATTCCACATCAAAAATATATGTATGTTTCAAGAGAGAGATCTGCGTCGCAGAACATTAGCCCCTGCATAACTCAGGAAGTCAATAGCATAGTCGACAGTCCGCAAGCTAGTCCTGAAATCAGAGAAATTACGCAGCTCATCGCTGGTAAGAAGAGTAATAACCGTGGTGATATACGTGTGTGTCAAACTGTACAGCCTACAGatactgctcttgcaggatcttctagcgattttaccaatgtattacctctaaagaaacgTTCAGTGTCACGCCGCCGTataagtaaaaaacagaaagttgCTGAACAATCGTCTTACACAGGGAGGCCTGTGTGGGACGatgaacatgtcaaaatgtttattgGCATGTCTGATCAGTACGTCCataacaaactcgcacagatcaaactaaaatctttctgtgacacgtatgaaaggctgataaatgcatgtccaaccCCTGACATTATCGCAGAGCTATATGATTTTAAACTGAATCATGCCTGTGTACATACAACACCTGTGAATCTAAATAAATCTAAAGCCACCTGACTAAGCTTGGTTGGGCACGGTTTGAAAAAATCCAGAAGGTCGCAAGCAGCTAGAAGTGGGCGAAAGCCAGTTTACAGCGCTATAACTACACAATATCCCCAGAGGTTGTTACATGATTCAACTAATGTTTTACACACCCAAGACAACCCTGGAAGTGACAACACCAGTGCTGTTCCAGATGCTCAGAGCAGCGGGCATCTTGAAACACATACTGAAAATGCGCATGATGCAACCTCTGTAGGTAATGGTGTTTGTGATAATGAAATGATCGTAGatcgttcagacgttttacagcatttttatcatcatcaaagggctcTCCGCAATTTCAGAGGTCATATACATAcggatcattttagatttgtaaacttggagcgtgtacaatcatttgtagaggccgtgaatattgttcatgacggcgttcagtcattactggatagaatcatcagggacattgaacctggtgactttgtacagttaaggcttgaatgtggggatactctagaccctattttcgctacaaaacaaaccagggaagattttaattctgaatcttttttaaatgccgttgcccgtacacttcaaagtaacgctgaatgtctagcatccaattcgttaaagctagtcgtcaccatcattaaaagtaGCGGGGGTATGCATGTTTTACAAccgcgtatgcccggctagagctctattcgctgctggaccggctgcaggagaggtgcctttatcacgacacagattctgttatttttgtacagagcgatggtcagtggcagccgcctttaggcgattacctgggcgagctgaccagtgaaatacccgatggtacacacatcacagaatttgtatccgcgggccccaaaacttacgggtacaaactcaacacgggtaaaactgtcttaaaagttaaggggataacactaaatgttggtaactctcaatctattaatttcaacagtctaaaagatctagttctggactacccgagcaattctgacacagatacgcagaaacgtattgtcgtacaacagccgtccattgtaagaaataaaaagtactgggagattgaaacgaggccgctacgcaaaacacaaaagtgcgtttatacaaagcggcgactaattgacggtttcacaaccctgccttttgggtattagcagagtattgcgctgatggatacacgcttgcaacacccattctcatgcattctagcaggcccgtctaattctggaaagagctattttgtaaaacaactgctgtataatattgaaactaatttttctcagaagcctgataatattgtttggttttattcgtgttggcaaaaactatatgatgaaatctctctctcttttccccacgccagatttgtggagggtctgccgaatacattcgtagatgatgaattattcccgccggagaaggtgaatttggctattgttgatgacctcatggagagtgctagtgaaaattgtgagatagaaaaagcctttaccaagtatgtgcaccacagaaatctcagcattttctacctggtacaaaacatattttgccagggaaagaaaagccgtacgataaatttaaacacaaaatacatggtgctttttaataacccccgagataaattacaaattttaactctagctcgccagatgtatcccggaaaaacacgttttttcctagaagcttttgaggatgccacgcgggaaccttatgggtatttgcttgtagatttgagagccaatacccctgaggaacattgcttaaggaccggcttgtttccaccagcattgcctgctgtttatgttcaaaagaaaaacacttctaaaaagtgaattttacgcaGGTATCAGACacgctacgctgtgtgcgttgtgctgtaaagatgtctgagagactccggcgtaactgggctctcttaaaaactctggtgaaggcaaccctGGCTGTccaaaagtctattttgcgcaatgcgagcaatgatttaattacagccataggcgagattgctttaaacatcttaaaaggcaggattccgctgaaagagcgtcaaaaaggcatattaaagaagtggcataaagctataagaaccctgagcgacagatctcagcccataaagaaaaagaagcggctactaaagcaggccggcgggtttatcggacctcttttagcttttgcaatccctataataacaagcctgctcgcaggaagataatggagcatacagagaaaatgtatctagtccccaaacaggagctagacaaactaagacccggcgctacagctagcatacgcgacagcgttattcaacgccttgatggcgaaattagcgacattttacaacgtcgtgacattcccgatgatgtgaaaattaaaatgtatagcgcagcgctacaacgatacttggtgcatacgcggcacagctcaaaagaagtaacggctttaaatataccgtctacagttgttggtaatcccactactaggaagcttttagatgaactaAAAATTTCAAGCAGCGTgccacacgctgtatctacgccgcggAAACTAGCTCCGCcgccgcgtacaatccaatctttacattccccgtcattaggtaccacacgtggaactctgctacctaagagaaggtctctaccgatgctacaaaccatgtggctcacgatgtaaagaatgtacttgataaatatgtcgtacatgacttgtaacaccatattattttgtaagaagtgaaatgatgtatattcaaacgatactgtttattttgtaagaagtttgttgcTGTAAATGTATTTGATAAATATGTCGTACATGACTTGTGtcaccatattattttgtaagaagtgaaatgatgtatattcaagcgatactatttattttgtaagaagtttgttgcTAAATAACCAACGTGCTATTTAATgtgattgcttttatactctgcaagaatcattgaaatgtctctgagatgtgtttattttacaataaatatcttttacttttacaataccctgtcttttgcttttttataaacgtataaaacaccacgattcatacctgcgcttgttgtaatatggtcgcacacataatgcgcccattataaaacacatataaatgagaataacaaTGCTGGggctatgcttttttttttatatacgtaTAAAAACACCAACCTTCACACTTGGGGTGTTGTAACATGTACAAATCATATAGAAAATGCCCTAACATTAAAACGTATTTTATTGTTTAAAAACAAGGCACACTGCCAAAACCCAACCaagaaaaaacacacaaagaaaGTGCTCAAACACAAAATACCCAAACACTAAGGGCAATATAGACTAGATAACCCTAGCACAAGCAACTAGATACGCCcctgcctggctgcggaggttgacaccctaggggggagcgttatggcgcccccgctccacgatgactaGCCCTAGTGGCCCTACTGCACCCTACCGCCGCTAGTGGGAGCCTCTACCCAAAAGCTAGAGGATCCTCTATCACTAATACATGAAAATATACTGTGCTAGGGAAAAGCTATATCCCCAATATTAAAAACATTGTTATGAACACATGGCAAATGTTGGGGACACCATATATGGCCGCACTATAGGAGATCACTTAAATATATAAGCCTGAGTACCCTATGAAATGACTGTTGTGCAGGATATAAAACAGTTAGATTGATTAGATGCGTCATTAATTTCAACCTCCTGCAACAACAGCAAATGCGGTGTTTATATTATGCTTTGTATCAACACCATAGGAAAAAAGATATACAGATACTCATCTCCCAGTTTCAGCAGTGGCTCCCCATATGCCCTTATATTATagcgcctctacgcgtttcgcccattccggctcatcaggaggcccgatgtaAAAATGATACGTGTCATATCTGATGGTAAGCAATCTGCCGATACCAAGATACCTGCTTTTGTAATCCCCGCCAACCGCATGCTGTAGAGGACTCCTCCTTCCCATTTCCTGTGGCGTTCTAGGCGATCAACTGCGCATGTCCGCTCCGGAACACAGACGGAGTCACTGCGCATGCCTACTCTGGACCGCACACCACCAGTGAGGGGCCGTCCTCTGATGACGCTGATGCACAGCCACTCCTGCTTTCAGGGTTTAACTGCATATCGAGCGCGCCTGATAGAACATACTACGCGCGTCCCCCATAC
This window harbors:
- the LOC143796575 gene encoding uncharacterized protein LOC143796575, which gives rise to MSPDYRNNFATQNYEPFEHVAAESIEDSEPALHIITDTDTQPSLCIPENWRVPEPCGNLDSDVEIIDVKNTVISSIPDAPKRRGNSLSMRLKNRKAAKLVARKIQFEKENIPVSTSPINAMSIKPGAAEMQFPLHTYTPDLQPRVLQRRNYGTAQNQPQRASATVRTTPLSPICVVDREGSYATPKHTRDPSPKIPHQKYMYVSRERSASQNISPCITQEVNSIVDSPQASPEIREITQLIAGKKSNNRGW